The Aphis gossypii isolate Hap1 unplaced genomic scaffold, ASM2018417v2 Contig00055, whole genome shotgun sequence DNA window cTTCTTGGGACGCCATTAACTGATAAAACGTTCACACCTACACACCTTATCCaataactgtaaatataacaaaaatataaggaAAGTAAGttagtttcatttttaattttaatctgttttaattaaattaaatttgtctaGAATTAAATTACCTTTGGTAATAGTTGAAAAGGTTTGGCATTGGAACATTATGATTGGTAGCATATGCTTTAATGAGCATAAACCCTTGCTCTATTTCTGCTCCCGGCAATAGAGCCAAACACATGAGCATCCTTAAAGATTTTAATGCATACTGATTTGTATTAACAGTTGccaaataattgtatgatcTCATTTTCTTCCATACagcctaaataataatttaaacaaaagttgataaatattaaaaaaaaaaaaaattcaataaatatttatttttacaatattaaatagatttaaatttgtcaactttataattttgtttgaaaataatggtACGCCAAAGATGAAAATAGGACTagtgtaagtattaaaaatatgtgtaacttaatttaactaatttaacataattcaattttaccattataataacaagtgagaaatttaaatatattcactagttattaattatgatatatatatttcttttttttatgtaacatgtaagtgttattaaaattaggtatattatcaaCCTGATTGTGATGAAACCAACATCCCATAACTCTTGTTCCTCTTACACCTAAAGAAGATAAAAGTGAATCTCTTAGGGCTGGTTCAAAATCTGTGATTATAATGTCTGGGTTAAGGTTAGGAAGTACATTTGCCTTCATAAAGTCTAGAACACATTGGTAGGAATTCCTAGATTTTGATTCCATCAATGCATAAGCAATTGGTATAGactgaaaaatgtaattagaaatttttggttattaattaagaatattaatctTGGTTAAATTAccataacattaattaatattaatcaactattattttaaattgtacaaattaaCACTTACAGAATTATCGATCATGCAATGAATGCTTAGAAGCTGGCTACCCATATTTGATGGGACTACTTTAAAAGTTGCGTCTGCGTGAACTTCAGTGATGTTGTGTAGTAGTGCTATGTTTATCAGTTGAGGGCATGccaatataatactgtatttgcctgtttttgttataaattgtattttaattcagtAAGTATAATACTCTATGTATAAgtcataaactaaaaatgtatttattaagataaataaataactataaaaattaaatgtgtatcatactatcatattaataaatttcattttaaatttaaagtttaaggaTTAGTACGAAATCACACAATTTTTAGTCTAAACTTGATGTTTTTACCACTTATGAatacaattgtttatattttatttaaagattcttattattcataataattaatttacaatttaagcaatacattaaaatgttttatttgtaaacagCAGAAATGTAtggatatgtataatatttttttgttttaattgttattttattctttttttttcttgtggtATCGCCTCATGGTAGTGAACCGTTGGCCCCCAATTATTTAATGCTTGAACTtacacatttttgtaaatgcaTTTTGGAATTGTCGCTGAacttgattttattgtttataaataattaattaattttaatttataaacataacttTGCACAGTatcttatttaagttaaatcatCTCCTAGTTCAATCTGAACCTTAttagcatatatttttttaacataatattataaaagtacaattattttaaaaacaaaacattttctaaattactaatggtttttataaaaaattggttCTGGAGATGCTCCAATGCATATatctgataataattaaaatattttattttttcaattatatttaatgaaggGCATATTTCACCATAACCCATTctgtaaaaatatcttatttgaGCctgattattctatttttatttaatgtattaaatgtgtttataatgTACACTCTTCAGTCTTCAACTGCTCAACATTACATTTAATCAAtgctagataaaaaaaaatccatttatatttttcaattattattactaaaattactaaaaatttgttattattttatatttagttattatttaacttgaatatattaaatataaaattaccatGTGATCAAgtgttaatagtatttaatcatcaatttataaatcctcttttaagattttaagtaTGTGGCCCTTTGTTGCAACGAATAATTTTCACTAATTTATTATGGCTTAATTTATGATGGTGACATATACGATAATAGGTATTTGCTATTAAGAGGACGCTACACACGTAAATATTGAGACCAAAAACAAGGTTCAAAAACACGTTTTATTAGAGCTATAATCACCCTAgggattcaaaatttttacacaatatagaAGACAACTATTTCTGTGAcgtagtgtttttatttttttattaaaataattaggaaaGGAGTTATTAAAGCTCAAATatgcatgatattatatgtttttaaaaagcttataaaactacattgagtaaaaatatgaaaaaaataaaaacactacaTCACAGATAAAATTCTCCCCAATACATagtgaaaatttcataaatttattataaatgtaaccagtgtattttatgttcgcgtaaaacagtttttaacaatgttttatggtaaatacaaatattcgtCATTGATTTGTGCGCTGTTCCCGTTGCTAGCGTTCGTTCGGTGAACTAAAACCCCCACTCCACTGCTGAAACAACTGTAACCGgtacggcgacgacgacgacgcgtCGTCGTTATCGGTAGACagtcatatataaataataattaataattaatgtagttCGAAGAAACAACCAGAAGCCAGAAATAAGATTATCGATAATAATcagttgattttatattattcacagcTCACCTCACACTATTTTATGCCGTATTTCCGTCCATTATAATTTGCTATTATTCTGATGTTcacaaaatatgaaatcac harbors:
- the LOC126553050 gene encoding uncharacterized protein LOC126553050 is translated as MGSQLLSIHCMIDNSSIPIAYALMESKSRNSYQCVLDFMKANVLPNLNPDIIITDFEPALRDSLLSSLGVRGTRVMGCWFHHNQAVWKKMRSYNYLATVNTNQYALKSLRMLMCLALLPGAEIEQGFMLIKAYATNHNVPMPNLFNYYQSYWIRCVGVNVLSVNGVPRRTNNNIESFHNTLRYQFSVTHPNLWVFLGQICALSVKYHTMVTQLENGLQPTRNLKTKFLLNSKRIKRATEHHEAGILSVWQFL